A portion of the Polaribacter cellanae genome contains these proteins:
- a CDS encoding magnesium and cobalt transport protein CorA, translated as MENEFLNKSSIINYSSKNYEKKSTSSISEIIFTKNDQTTQWLNTYGITYQEDFKKVIHQNKLDDFLIKLLSDEEHPNKVILLDGLLFLTTRVLITESSKFESEQMIFIVSPNYLWSIQEKEGDYFNWIRERLQGNKGIVRKKKADYLLFLLLESIIDNYQDTYQENAELSSDQLSSANIKPTPEFTSLVEKRKQELFNFKKATISLKDTIVKLEKIEIKGFNVKYFSELKEQTNNLITNIDFELQELESKINLIFSIQGHRLNEVMKTLTILSVIFIPLTFLAGIYGMNFENIPELKFKYGYFILLGVMVLVTIGAVWYFKRKKWF; from the coding sequence ATGGAAAATGAATTTTTGAACAAGTCGTCAATCATTAATTATTCGAGTAAAAACTATGAAAAAAAGAGTACATCTTCGATTTCTGAAATAATTTTTACTAAAAATGATCAGACCACACAATGGTTAAACACCTATGGAATTACATATCAAGAAGATTTTAAAAAGGTAATTCATCAAAATAAATTAGACGATTTTTTAATAAAATTATTGAGTGATGAAGAGCACCCAAACAAAGTTATTTTATTGGATGGCTTGTTATTTTTAACCACACGTGTTTTAATTACGGAAAGCTCTAAATTTGAATCTGAACAAATGATTTTTATCGTTTCTCCTAATTATTTATGGTCTATTCAAGAAAAAGAAGGTGATTATTTTAATTGGATTCGCGAGCGTTTACAAGGTAATAAAGGAATTGTAAGAAAGAAAAAAGCAGATTATTTATTGTTTTTATTGTTAGAATCTATCATTGATAATTACCAAGATACGTATCAAGAAAATGCGGAATTAAGTTCCGATCAATTGAGTTCTGCGAATATAAAACCAACGCCTGAATTTACTTCTTTGGTCGAAAAAAGGAAGCAAGAATTATTCAATTTTAAAAAAGCAACCATTAGTTTAAAAGACACAATTGTTAAGTTAGAAAAAATAGAAATTAAAGGTTTTAACGTAAAATATTTTAGCGAATTAAAAGAACAAACGAATAATTTAATAACAAATATCGATTTTGAATTGCAAGAATTAGAAAGTAAAATAAACTTGATTTTTAGCATCCAAGGACATCGTTTAAATGAAGTAATGAAAACGTTAACTATTTTGTCTGTAATCTTTATTCCATTGACTTTTTTGGCTGGAATTTACGGAATGAATTTCGAGAACATCCCAGAATTAAAATTTAAATATGGTTATTTTATTTTATTGGGAGTGATGGTTTTAGTAACTATTGGAGCTGTTTGGTATTTTAAACGTAAGAAGTGGTTTTAA
- a CDS encoding MmcQ/YjbR family DNA-binding protein, which translates to MHIEQLRDFCIAKKGVTEHFPFDDVTLVFKVMGKMFALVGLDRWENGEQKINLKCDPDKAEELRGKYEGIEAGYHMNKKHWNTLILNSSDVSDDLVRELINHSYDLVVKGLTKKLQAELEGL; encoded by the coding sequence ATGCATATAGAACAATTAAGAGATTTTTGTATTGCCAAAAAAGGAGTTACAGAACACTTTCCTTTCGATGATGTAACCCTTGTATTTAAAGTGATGGGAAAAATGTTTGCCTTGGTAGGTTTAGACAGATGGGAAAATGGAGAGCAGAAAATAAATTTAAAATGCGACCCAGATAAAGCAGAAGAATTAAGAGGAAAATATGAAGGTATTGAAGCTGGTTATCATATGAATAAGAAACATTGGAATACTTTAATTCTTAATTCTTCGGATGTTTCAGATGATTTGGTTAGAGAATTAATAAACCATTCTTACGATTTGGTGGTAAAAGGATTAACGAAGAAGTTACAGGCAGAATTAGAGGGTTTGTAA